tgggaacaccctgtataataagtaCGCAAAGATCCGCAAACTATCGATAAAATACAGAATAGAAAATTGATTGCAATTAGTAGTTTTTTAGTGTCTCGAGCGACAAATCTCCTATAAACTATAAATAATTCCATGCGCTTGAAATTTTGCCTCATTTAGCAAGTCAGTGTGATGACTGGAACCAAAGATCCTACGGAGAAGCCAAAAGTGCAGGAAGTCCAGAACGGGATTATGGAAAAGAATGCCCTGCTTAAAAAAAGTTTTGCAGATTTTAAGGTGAATTATGTGGAAACTTGTCTGGAGTTCTCCAAGGACATGATGGAGTCTCTCAGGTGATCGATCGTATATAATTGATAGTACTTATTAGATCGACAATTACCTAGTTCGATATTGCTTTACGCGTACATTATCGTACAAGAATATTTTATGCACAAAATAAATGTTACTCTTATTATTAAACGAAGTTATTCTCGGTGTGTAACATCTATAAgtatattttcttatatttgCATTTGTTTCGTAGGTTGCTCCTCGAAGAGCTGAAAGTTCGTTTCGAACAATTCCGTGAACAACCACAGTCTATCCTTGATTTCTTTTCCTTGTCGAACGTACTGAACTGGACTAAAGGCGAGCCGATAAACGAAACGATGAATGAAAAACTACCGAAGCATTAACGTACCGTGTTCGATAGAGTCGTGTGTCGAACAGGAACTCaacgacaaaaaacaacaacaatTATATATATCGGTGTGCCGCGTGCAATCTGAATGTATAATATCGTGAAATTGTTTCGATTAAAAGAACCTGAAAGTATTGGTACGACTGAGTTGATacgaaagttctgtcgtatttgaaataAGCAGACAATTTTGCTCTTGTAAATGAAACCCGTATGTTGCTAGTCAGTCATTGAGAAACGGAAACAGTGTCGCCAGAACGGGGAAATCGAGGTGAGAttatgtaccccctctctgatgaccagaccagtctacACAGCACGGAACACTGTGGTATACGGCATACGGTCTTCGTGGGGGACGTTAGAGTGTGCGCATGgggctggaatgggatagtggaaggggaaaaggaaaaCGAGGAggctcatcgaaaaatcaagctgtttcgtattctctgtctttgtctctcctGCGAGTGACATATCTCCCTTCCTGTCACAGTGGATCTCTCTATTCTCTATCCTTTGCTCGTAGTTCACCTCTGGCGGTATAGGTTCGCTCCCGCgcaaaacacatttttataaactcattcaaatattgttttcattaaaatacgacagaactgtCCCTCGAATTTAATACGTCGTCGTTCCCCCATCCCATCGACAAAGATTCAAAATAACAAGGTACTTCGTTTGAAAAGTAATTTTCGAATATGACGGTTTCAAATCGATATATACTCGAGAGAAGTATACGTTTGCTTGCGATATATATCGATATACAACTAACAACGCCATCATGCATCCGCGACGATTACCGTTAATATAATGCGTTGCATCGAGTTTGTTGTTCGATTCGGGAAACCGCCAAAAACTTAACCatcttttttgtttaatttaccACGATTTTTTTGCGAATGTTTAGTACAGTTTGATCACACTTATCCGATACGTGGTTTTATTGGTTAGCCGTGAACATCCAATATGCCAACTAAATACTGTTTTCTCTGTGCGAGCGACGAAGGTGTTTTCTTGGATATTACAACTGAAAATAAACAAACGTTTTGTACACAATTCAAGACTTGTTCATTGGTTAAGGTATGCTTAccaaatgtttaaatatatcgGCGGTTTTACAATCGTATCTTGTTGAATTCGTTGAAATTTGTCTGAGCGTGCGACGCTCAGACGCGATGCACATTTAACAACAATGATACTGTATTTAGTCAGTAGGATATTTTCAAATGTTATGTTTTACTAACTTGATTCAATCGAGATGCCAATAAGCAAATAGTTTCGTGCAACAATCACGAAGTAAAGTAGGAGAAATGTTACTTCAGCTATGTATTTacattgttttattaaaaatacaacgtaacAACAGTCGAATTTTCTTTTCATTAGATAACTATGAGCACTGAGTGGATCAAGTTATTTAACGAAGAATCGGCAGATCACATTTTATCTTAGTAAACATTGAAATTCATGTTGCTAACCTCTGTTTTCTCCTACACTCCATAGTTTCTTCTTTTACGCAGCACCACTCCACGTTACACAATAAttctacaataataatacaCAATGATATTCTCAGTACATAATCAGTATTTTTGAATGTTACCTTTTCTAACTTTATTCAATCAAGATGCCAATAAGCATATTGTTTAGTTGTGCAATGATCACGAAGCAAAGCAGGAGAAATGTTATTCCAACTAAGTATTTACGTTGTTTTGTTAACAGTAAAGCGTAACAACAGCCGACTTCTCTTTTCATTAGATAACTACGAGCACTGAGTGAATCTACGTTACGATAATTCTCCTCTCGTAAGCAAGAAGACagatatattattttgtaaaGATATAATTTACTTTTATAGGCACCCACATCAGACCAGTTACCAACTAAAATTTGCCACAAATGCGCGTACGAATTGAACCAGTGCAGCACATTTCTACAAAAGTATGAAAAGGCTGCAAAACTGAAAAATTACAATCGGAAAAAGTGTTGCTGTTTATGTTCTGAGCAGGCAAGCAGAGAGTACACTTTTGATCTTAGTAAAGAAAGCACATTTAAATCTATCAATAAAATACAACAAATCCTGAATGATAAAGTAAGAAAAGAATTGACGCTCTTTAACACGATTGAGTTGATCGAATAATGGTAtcttaaaatcaatattattaaatgtcGACaggccaatacagttcagaaaAACCACAATCTTGTTTGTCTGTCTTGCCGATACACAGTGGACGTGCTGTGCGACTTAAAAAATTTATCCTATGGAATAGCATTGAAATTGGACAACAAACTTGGAGAAGATATAGATTATTCAAGCTTTCCTAAGGTGACGATATATtatgtattaatatatattaggcttatattttctaatattcTTTTCTTCGTTGTAGGTAAAAACAACTGTGATCAGCCGCAAAACTACAATCACAGGGTCTGAGAGGGCAAGGTTGAAATCAAAGCAAAATACAGAGAAAGATTCTGACGATATGATACGTACAAGATCAAAGTTGAACTCGAAAGACATCGAAGTGCGAAGTCCAGCTGAAACGAAAGTTTGTAAAGTTTTCCTGAAGGATGTGTTAAGCCAAAAAGCAGCGAAGAAAGTAAAGCAGGTGAACGAGACCGAGAAACATGGTGAGAACAAGGGAAAACAGAAAGCAACGGCCAAACGATTGAGATCGTTCAGCAGCGATTCAGACAGTGATATCAAAAAACAGGCTGAGAAGCGACCGATGAAATCAGCGAACATCAATGATTCCGACAACAAAGATGtaccaaataaaaaagcaaaacgTGGCCCGAAAGAAACAGTTAGGGAGCGAGAGTCGTCACCGTCAACCAAGCCTGTTCCAGGTAGATTGACGCGCAATCGAAAAGCCACCGCAAACGATAGACACGTTGCTGAGACCTCCGATTCGGATTCCCCTTTGAGCAGCATCAACCTGAAAGAACTGAAGGGCCCTCTAACCAAACACAAAAAGATAACTGGTACATCGTTGTCCGACGCGGACGTCGAAATCAAACGTGACCGCAAACAATTGAAGAGCATTCTGACCGGGAACATCTCTGTAAAAGGCTCGGACACTAATGACGAATCATTGACCGACGATGGCGTGTCGAAAAAGAAAAAGCTAAGATTCAATAGCGATTCGCCGATATACATCGACTTGACGATCACGTCTGATGAAGCTGAAAAGTCCAGAAGAAACGTACCGAGACGAGGCGCCGTCAAAGGGAAGAAGTTCGCGAAACCGGCCTTGGTGAAGAAGGCGTCAGAGACTTCGGAACTCGAGGACAAGACCGAGTCTACCACCGAAGAAGAGATTAAAATGTACTCGTGCGAGGAGTGCGGAGTTAATTATGAAAACAAAATTGCACTCTTGACTCATAAATTAACGCACTGCAAGCAACTGAGACTCGAGTTGGAGAAGGTGACTGTTGAGAGTAAACCGAACGCGGAGTCGCAAGACACGAGTGAAGCGGTAGACGAGCAATCTGAGGATCAATTGGAAGCCATAAGTATCACGGTggacgacgacgaagaggaaGCAGAGTTGGAGTCGAATAATTTAGATAGCAGCGCCGATGCAAATTTGAACACGAGTTCTCATGTGGAAGAGGTTGCCGCCACTCCTGAAAAGGAGACACCGAAGGATACCGTTGAGCCAGAGGTTCCCTCGAAAGAACTCGATAGCGACCAGCCAACCAAAGAAGACGACAAAGCCAGAAAGAGTTTACGAGGTCCGAGGAGCAGAAGTGTGAGCGCTAGTACCGACAAAGCTAGCGCTGAGAACGTCTCGGAATTGGTAGAAGAAGAGAATGTCGAGGATATTTCGTTAACCAACATCGAAGATaatcaagaagaagaagaaaaggaagTCGATCGAGAAAGTGAGAGAAACGAGAAGGCACAAGACGGAGAAGTAGCTGGTTCCGAAGATGCGATAGTGGGCGCGGTGACAGAAGAGAAAGATGCTGAAGAACGGTACAAGGAAAACTCGAAAGAGACGATCAGCGAAGAGAAACTCGAAGGAGATGTTGACTTTGATAAATTGAATTCTTCCCAGATAATTGAAGCCGACAAGACCCAAGCAGAAGCCACGATAGATCCTTCCAATGGATCTGAAGAGAAAAACGATACCACGTTGTTGGAAAAAcccgaggagaaagagagacgtaACTCTTCAGACGTTCTCGAAGAAAATCtcaaagagaaagaaaagttAGAACTCTCTGATAAATCCGAAGCGAATCTGGTCAAGGACAATCTCGATTCTCCCGACAAGTCTGACGAGGTTCGGCTCAACGAGAAGGACAAGACAGACTCCACCggcaaatttgaagaaagaagGGTTACAAGGACGAACAAATCAGTTACCTTCGCGACACTCGACGAGAAGGGTAAGCAGGGTTCCTccgagaattctcgagaaaagTCAAGTTCCCCTGAGAAGTCTGAGGGGAGAAAGTCGCCGAGAAGAAACAAGTCGAGTCCTATCGCGAGATTGGAAGAGGACAAGCGAGAATCCTCCGAGACGCCCGAGGAGACGGACAAATTGGATTCTCCTGTTGGAtccggagagagaaagagcatgAGGAAGAATAGATTCAGTTCCCTTGGGAAGATTGAAGAAGGCAAGCAAGACTCTCCTGAAAAATCCGAGGGAAAGGACAAATTGGGTTCTCCTGTTAGAtccgaagagagaaagagcacgAGGAAGACTAGATCCAGTTCCCATGGGAAGATTGAAGAAGACGAGCAAGACCCTCCTGAAAAATCCGAGGAAAAGGACAAGCCGGGTTCTCCTGTTAGAtccgaagagagaaagagcacgAGGAAAACTAGATCCAGTCCCCTTGGGAAAATTCAAGAAGACGAGCAAGACTCTGCTGAAAAATCCGAGGAAAAGGACAAGTCGGGTTCTCCTGTTAGAtccgaagagagaaagagcacgAGGAAAACTAGATCCAGTCCCCATGGGAAGATTGAAGAAGACGAGCAAGACTCTCCTGAAAAATCCGAGGAAAAGAACAAGCCGGGTTCTCCTGTTAGAtccgaagagagaaagagcacgAGGAAAACTAGATCCAGTCCCCATGGGAAGATTGAAGAAGACGAGCAAGACTCTCCTGAAAAATCCGAGGAGAAGAACAAGCCGGGTTCTCCTGTTAGAtccgaagagagaaagagcacgAGGAAAACTAGATCCAGTCCCCTTGAGAAGATTCAAGATGACGAGCAAGACTCTGCTGAAAAATCCGAGGAAAAGGACAAGCCGGGTTCTCCTGTTAGAtccgaagagagaaagagcacgAGGAAAATTAGATACAGTCCCCTTGAGAAGATTCAAGAAGACGAGCAAGACTCTGCTGAAAAATCCGAGGAAAAGGACAAGTCGGGTTCTCCTGTTAGAtccgaagagagaaagagcacgAGGAAAATTAGATCCAGTCCCCTTGAGAAGATTCAAGAAGACGAGCAAGACTCAGCTCAAAAATCCGAGGAAAAGGACAAGTCGGGTTCTCCTGTTAGATCCGAAGAGAGTAAGAGCACGAGGAAGACTAGATCCAGTCCCCTTGGGAAGATTGAAGAAGACGAGCAAGACTCTGCTGAAAAATCCGAGGGAAAGGACAAGCCGGGTTCTCCTGTTAGTtccgaagagagaaagagcatgAAGAAGAGAAAG
This genomic stretch from Lasioglossum baleicum chromosome 4, iyLasBale1, whole genome shotgun sequence harbors:
- the LOC143207992 gene encoding uncharacterized protein LOC143207992 codes for the protein MQNTTPLRNITERPSALVCIAYRQVSVMTGTKDPTEKPKVQEVQNGIMEKNALLKKSFADFKVNYVETCLEFSKDMMESLRLLLEELKVRFEQFREQPQSILDFFSLSNVLNWTKGEPINETMNEKLPKH
- the LOC143207980 gene encoding uncharacterized protein LOC143207980, with product MPTKYCFLCASDEGVFLDITTENKQTFCTQFKTCSLVKAPTSDQLPTKICHKCAYELNQCSTFLQKYEKAAKLKNYNRKKCCCLCSEQASREYTFDLSKESTFKSINKIQQILNDKANTVQKNHNLVCLSCRYTVDVLCDLKNLSYGIALKLDNKLGEDIDYSSFPKVKTTVISRKTTITGSERARLKSKQNTEKDSDDMIRTRSKLNSKDIEVRSPAETKVCKVFLKDVLSQKAAKKVKQVNETEKHGENKGKQKATAKRLRSFSSDSDSDIKKQAEKRPMKSANINDSDNKDVPNKKAKRGPKETVRERESSPSTKPVPGRLTRNRKATANDRHVAETSDSDSPLSSINLKELKGPLTKHKKITGTSLSDADVEIKRDRKQLKSILTGNISVKGSDTNDESLTDDGVSKKKKLRFNSDSPIYIDLTITSDEAEKSRRNVPRRGAVKGKKFAKPALVKKASETSELEDKTESTTEEEIKMYSCEECGVNYENKIALLTHKLTHCKQLRLELEKVTVESKPNAESQDTSEAVDEQSEDQLEAISITVDDDEEEAELESNNLDSSADANLNTSSHVEEVAATPEKETPKDTVEPEVPSKELDSDQPTKEDDKARKSLRGPRSRSVSASTDKASAENVSELVEEENVEDISLTNIEDNQEEEEKEVDRESERNEKAQDGEVAGSEDAIVGAVTEEKDAEERYKENSKETISEEKLEGDVDFDKLNSSQIIEADKTQAEATIDPSNGSEEKNDTTLLEKPEEKERRNSSDVLEENLKEKEKLELSDKSEANLVKDNLDSPDKSDEVRLNEKDKTDSTGKFEERRVTRTNKSVTFATLDEKGKQGSSENSREKSSSPEKSEGRKSPRRNKSSPIARLEEDKRESSETPEETDKLDSPVGSGERKSMRKNRFSSLGKIEEGKQDSPEKSEGKDKLGSPVRSEERKSTRKTRSSSHGKIEEDEQDPPEKSEEKDKPGSPVRSEERKSTRKTRSSPLGKIQEDEQDSAEKSEEKDKSGSPVRSEERKSTRKTRSSPHGKIEEDEQDSPEKSEEKNKPGSPVRSEERKSTRKTRSSPHGKIEEDEQDSPEKSEEKNKPGSPVRSEERKSTRKTRSSPLEKIQDDEQDSAEKSEEKDKPGSPVRSEERKSTRKIRYSPLEKIQEDEQDSAEKSEEKDKSGSPVRSEERKSTRKIRSSPLEKIQEDEQDSAQKSEEKDKSGSPVRSEESKSTRKTRSSPLGKIEEDEQDSAEKSEGKDKPGSPVSSEERKSMKKRKIKVDEKESAEEGEPEEEESGEKKVTRNNKSNLIGKFEEEDKQDSSESSKDEPVSSEKLDEKERKEKSKDDVIVEINDDDSTDSVKEVCENEVEVVVSTDDVGEVEVVESTDDVGEVEVVESTDGVGEVEVVESNDENTSDIEEVRENKDNDPNEDEEVQCVETNCSDESSNRKSNDAQRNGEDIVEVDACTQPMPTSDSADAVSEILQLVLDLASTEIQKRQDSAEIGGEDDSDDAETLENISREVQSGGNTGP